A genome region from Bemisia tabaci unplaced genomic scaffold, PGI_BMITA_v3 includes the following:
- the Nse4 gene encoding non-structural maintenance of chromosomes element 4 homolog A, protein MDEFDRVAYYSERLDVCKNIRDSEDMPPDECMQKMGRMIDEMQGLSDNAEKRYTSSELCADFTLANEIGKIIKDRCLDAGCAQSFNLQEFEQNIINYFRKDDESDESLDLARFGQLGRAMLRPVPGHYSLMGHLSVEANDLPKITQRKPRQARPKDAIAELKAPIKLEKAPDKEEEGIDRIIQQTSKTLRKAYIKNDRNPISYFNFVLHPTEFSKTVQNIFRVSFLIRDGLARMEKDEHGILTITPEKNAEGIESAPKKQMISSLSVKEWRELVRVYGVTEPMM, encoded by the exons ATGGATGAATTCGACCGAGTTGCATACTACTCGGAGCGCTTGGATGTCTGTAAAAACATCA GAGATTCCGAAGACATGCCTCCAGATGAATGTATGCAAAAGATGGGGAGAATGATTGATGAGATGCAAGGTCTGTCGGATAATGCGGAAAAGC GTTATACATCCAGTGAATTGTGTGCAGACTTCACTCTCGCAAatgaaatcggaaaaattataaaGGACCGTTGTCTTGATGCTGGGTGTGCTCAATCATTCAACCTGCAAGAATTTGAGCAAAACATC ATCAATTACTTCAGAAAAGATGATGAAAGTGATGAAAGTTTGGATTTGGCACGATTTGGTCAGTTGGGAAGGGCAATGTTGAGACCTGTCCCAGGTCACTATTCTCTAATGGGACATTTGTCCGTTGAGGCCAATGATCTTCCAAAAATAACTCAAAGGAAACCCAGACAAGCGCGTCCAAAAGATGCCATAGCTGAGTTGAAAGCTCCCATAAAG CTTGAGAAAGCTCCAGATAAGGAAGAAGAAGGTATCGACCGTATTATTCAACAAACCTCAAAGACTCTGAGAAAGGCATACATAAAAAATGATAGGAATcctatttcatattttaattttgtactaCATCCAACGGAATTCTCTAAAACAGTGCAGAATATATTCCGTGTCTCATTTCTTATCAGAGATGGCCTTGCAAGAATGGAAAAAG ATGAACACGGAATCCTAACTATCACACCAGAGAAGAATGCTGAGGGTATTGAATCAGCACCAAAAAAACAGATGATATCTTCCTTAAGTGTGAAAGAATGGCGT gagcttGTAAGAGTTTATGGGGTGACAGAACCCATGATGTGA